ATATAACCCTGTACTATGGAAAAGCTCACAATTCACATTCTATTAGTAGAAGATAGTGCCAGTGATGCCCATCTGCTACGTCGGATATTTTTACATACAGATCAAGAAAAATGGCAGATGTTACATGTTGAACGGCTATCTGAGGCAATAGATGCTAGCAGAGAAAATTCCGCATCCACCCTTAATAATTCTCAGATAGTGAGTCGAAGACAACGCAGATTCGACCTAGTTTTGTTAGACCTCAGCCTCCCAGACTCTATTGGATTGGAAACGTTGAAAGAATATCGGGCAGCAGTACCCGATATTCCAGTAGTGGTGTTAACAGGTCTTGATGATGAAGACTTAGCAATGCAAGCATTAGCAGAAGGCGCACAAGACTATCTCGTTAAAGATCAAATCACTATACAAAGGCTAGTACGTGCTATTCGCTATGCCATTGAAAGGAGCGAAATTCTTAACCAACTACGGGAAAGTGAAGAACGCACCCGTCAAGCCCTAGCAAAGGAACAGGAACTCAACGAGTTAAAGTCCAACTTTGTCGCAATGGTTTCTCATGAGTTTCGCACCCCTATGACTACAATTCGGACGGCTGTAGATATCCTGGAATATAACAGTGATAAACTAACTGATGAACGGAGAACTAAATATTTTGATCGTATACAAAATGCTATAAACCAAATGCTTCATCTCTTAAATGAGATATTGTTTTTGAGTAAAACAGAAGCGGCAAAACTCGAATACAAACCTACACTTTTAAATTTAGAAAATTTTTGCAGCGAACTCACAGATATTCTTCAAATTAATGCAGGTAGTCAGCACAGTATTATCTTTACTTGTCAAGGAAAATCAACCCAAGCCCAAATGGATGAAGACCTACTAAATTGTATCTTAACCAATTTAATTTCTAATGCCATCAAATATTCCCCTCAACATAGCACTATTTGGTTTGATTTAATTTGCCAAGATCGCCTCGCAACTTTCCAGGTAAAAGATCGGGGAATGGGCATTCCCCTCAAAGACCAAGCCCGTCTGTTTCAAACCTTCTATCGCGCCAGTAATGTGGGTGTAATTCAAGGAACAGGACTAGGACTCACTATAGTGAAAAAATGTGTGGAGCTACATGGTGGTCATATTCAATTAGAAAGTGAGCAGGGTGTTGGCACAACGGTAATTGTGACTTTACCACTGGAATGATTGGGCATTGAAAAGAAGCAGAGGGGCAGGGTGTGGAGGGCGGAGGGGAAAATTCTTCCCCCTGCTCCCTACTCCCTTGCTTCTTCCCCATTCCCCACCCTATTTTCCTACTTGGGGATTTGGCGTTGGACAAGTTTTATTAGCAAAATCACACTGATAAATATAGGGTTCTTGCCAACTCAGAGGAATTTCTAATAAGTCTCGTGTGCCTGTCATGCCTTGTCCAATAAATAGTAATAAAGCAATGCAGTTTAAAATCGTATGAACTATACGCCAGCGATTGGATTTATCTTGATAAATATCTTGAACAATTGCTAATGAAAAAATCATCAGCAGTGCTGCGGTAATCCCAATATAATAATGTGACCAATACCACTCATTAGTGCGGCGATAGACTCCATCCTGACAGCCTAAAATGACTAAACCTGCACCAGTTAAAGTTGCAAAAACTCCCCGCCATACACGTTGCTTTGCCCGATAAAGAAATACTAAAGAGGCGATGGTGGCAGCAAACAGTAACAGGATAAAAACAACTTGAAAAGGTGTTTTATTCCACAATTGATTTGTGATAATATTTTTGCTAATAGGGTAGCTTAATCCGATTAAAGTTAATCCGACAACTGCACTTGTTAGCTTTTCACCTAACTGCTTATGTTCTCCACCCACCACCGGAGGAATTTTGCTCTTACTCCCAGCTAAAATTTGCAATCGGCGTTGCCGTGTCTGCCAAGCAAAATTCACTACTGTACCGATGAGTGGAAACACGAATATAATTGCGATCGCTGGATGTACAAGACTAAGAAAATCTGTTATTTGCATACAACACCTTTAAATGAATCATTGAATTCATCTCAAAGGATAATCTAGGTCATCGTACCATCATTTAAATTAATTTGAGATGAGAATTTGTTTAATATTCATTTCTATTATTTTTAGCTGATTTTAATCAAGCAAATATTTGAATATCTTATAAAAGATTATGACTCTAAAAAATACAGGTTATGTGTTAAAAAATACATAGAAATCTTTGACTATAAAGTATTATTAGAAATGTTTTGTAACATTTTTTCAAAAAAATCCGTTACAAAAATCTGGTGAAATACTTTTTTACACAATAGTTTTAGGTGAAAAAGGGTAAATAAAATGTCAGGATCAAAACTTCGCTATAAACCATCTCAAAATACTGTTTTTAAGGGAGTTATTCAATTTCACACAGCAACGCTGATTTTATTAGGCATTGTTTTATTTTCTGGCATCATTATAGCAGGATGGTTCGCTGGTGAAGATAGAATTAGTGGAATTTTTGCTCAAATCAACTACTGGCAAATGCACTCACCAATGTGGTTAGAAGTTCCAAGAATAGAGGGTAAATATTTACTGCTACCCACTGTTGGATGCTTGTTAACTGTGTTTGTCGTGATGAAAATATCTCCAATACCACGGATTTGGTCGCAACGGTTAATAGTGGGAATGTTAATCATTTTAACTTTGCGGTATGTTCTGTGGCGATCGCTCTCTAGCTTAAATTTAGTAGATCCCTTGAATGGGGTATTTAGTCTAGGGTTATTTTTTGCAGAGATGTTAGTGATAGTCAATAGCACGATACAGCTATTTTTCATGTTGAATATCAAAGAACGTCACCGAGAAGCAGACATGAAATCATTAGCTGTACTCAGTGGTAGCTTTGTACCAACTGTTGATATTCTTATACCAACTTATAACGAGCCAGTTCTTATATTACGGCGGACAATTATTGGTTGTCAAGCCCTAAATTATGCAAGTAAAAAAATCTATCTTTTGGATGATACTAATCGTTTAGAAATGAGGCATTTGGCAAAAGAATTAGGTTGTTATTATATAATAAGACCTGATAATAGTTATGCGAAAGCAGGTAATTTGAATCATGCGATCGCTAAAACTAATGGAGAATTAATAGTAGTTTTTGATGCCGATTTTATCCCTACTAGTAACTTTCTCACTCGCACTGTTGGATTTTTTCAAGATGCAAAAATTGCCCTTGTACAAACACCTCAAAGCTTTTATAATGCTGACCCCATAGCCCGTAATCTAGGCTTAGAAAATGTTCTCACCCATGAAGCAGAAGTATTTCATCGCCAAATTCAGACAAGTCGTGATTCTTCAGGTAGTGCAATCTGTGCTGGTACATCCTTTGTTGTTCGTAGGAGTGCTTTAGAGGAAGTTGGGGGTTTTGTAATTGAATCTTTAAGTGAAGATTATTTCACAGGAATTCGCTTATCTGCTCAAGGCTATCGTTTAGTTTATTTAAATGAAAAGTTAAGTGCTGGTTTAGCAGCAGAAAATATCGTCGGCTATGCAATTCAACGATTAAGGTGGGGACAAGGTACACTCCAGGCACTATTTATTAAATCTAATCCTTTAAAAATTCCTGGGCTAACTTTTATGCAGAGATTAGCTTGTTTAGCAGCATTGCTATATTGGTTTGGCAATATTTCGCGTATCTATTTTCTACTTATCCCATTAGCATATTCATTTTTCCATGTAATTCCTATCCGTTCAACAGCAGCAGAATTATTATTTTTTTTCTTACCTTACTATTTAGTGAATTTAGCAACGTTTTCTTGGTTGACTTATCGTTCTTGTTCAGGTTTGCTCTCAGATATTTATTCACTAGTAATCTGTTTTCCTTTGGCAATAAATACCCTACAAGTGATGATTTATCCTTTTGCGAAAGGATTTAAAGTTACACCAAAGGGTATAGTAAAAAATCGTTATACTTTTAATTGGAATTTAGCCATACCTCTCATATTTTTGTTTATTGCTACTGCTATTAGTTTGTGGCTAAATCTAAATATTGCACCAGAAACCACTCAACAGATGACAGGTATCAATTTAGGTTGGCTGTGGAGTATTTATAATTTGATTATGATTGGTATCACTCTTTTAATTTTAATAGATGCACCAAAAGCAGATATGTATGAATGGTTTAATTTGCGGCGAATAGTGCAGTTAAGAGTTGGCGGTCAGAATTTGTGGGGTGTGACTACAATGATTTCGGAAGCAGGTGTTGAAATTGCTATGACTCAGAAGTTACCCATCAATTTATTTGCCCATCAACTAATAAATATAGGAGTTATAGAAGAAAATTTATGGCTAACTGGTGAGCTTGTGAATACTGGGTTTAAAGATGGATCTTTCACAGTGCGGCTTAGGTTTAAATCAGTAAGTTTAAATAAACATCGCCGCCTTGTAGAAATGCTATTTTGTCGTCCAGGACAGTGGAAGCGCCAGAATGCGCCAGGAGAATTACATTCGTTATTATTAATATTTAAAATTTTCCTGAAACCACGAATTCTATTTGATAAAAAAGTAGATGTAAGAGCAATGACAGTTTCTCAAATCTGAAATTTTATTCTTATCAAGTACTGAATAATTGTCCCAAACGCGGTATCTCATACTAGTGCAATGAGTGAGGATTTTCTACTTTCCAGAGCAAGTAATGATTGTCACTATATAAAACATTTGTTTTATACTGATAATTTCTTTCTATTTGCTTGCGCCAGCTATCTGAAGGATTTAGTAAAAAAATATCAGTGAACTCATCAGGAATATTTGGGATAGTTTGAGCTTTTACTAATTGAAACTGCACTTTTGGCTGTAAAAGATAGCTGAGAGAAAAGACATTCCCATAATTAATACCAGAATCATCACTAATCAAAAGTGGATGAGCAGCCTGATTAATAATTTTTGCAGCTTGTGGATTACCATAGCTAATCACCTTACTCCACCAAGTTTCAGCTTGGGAACTCACTCCATAAGAAACTAACCCACAAATAATCACTAATCCTATAATTGTCTGCCAAATTTTTCGGCGTACAAAACTCTCATTATGTAGCTGCGTAGTCAGGAGATAGGCAACAGCTAATTGAATGCCCAAATAAGAAGGCAATAAATAACGTTCGGAAAGTGAGCGTATACCCCCAAAGATTAAATCTGGTAGCACCAAAGGTAGTGCAGGAATTATAATCAAGGTGACAACAAACAACCAGATTTTATAGTTAGTTGTCCGACAAATAAAATAAATAGAATATCCAATAAGTGTTAAAAAAAATGGTGTAATTATATAGCTAATGGAATTTTCAAAACCAAAGTTTAAATCAAGAAAAATCCGGTTCAACTGTAAAAGCCAAGATTTAATTAAAATCTCTAGGGGAAACTGCATTTTTGTCCAGGCTGTTGAACTGTCAAATTGCAACAAATTATCTATTACAACTAATATCCAAGGTGTGAAGGCGAAAAACCCTGTTAAAGATGCTAATAGATAAGCTTTCACTGTCCGATTTAACCTAAATCTGGCAGTGGTAATTACATAAATTCCATGAGCAAATGTTACTAATCCACTCAACAAAAATGTGTAAAGGCTGAGTGCTAAAGTGACTGCATAGATTCCCCAATTTAATATGCGTGGTGCTTGATTTTTTGATTCCAGTCGTAATGCTCGTAGCAACGAGGCGCTGGATAGTAATATAGTTACCACCCAGAGAATGTATTCTCGTGCTTCTTGGGCGTACACTAGGTGAATAGGGGAGATTGCCATGAGTGCGATCGCAACCTCTGATACCCACACCGATGCTTTAAATAATTCTCGACATAGCCAATAAATACTCGGAAAAATCAACAAGCTGATAAAGGCAGATAAACTTCTGATAGCCGTCACCGAATTACCAAAGATTCCCACCCAAAACCGAGCGATTATATAATACAGTGGGGGATGCTGTGGATCTTCTGTTTCCAAAGACATAATTGTGTCAATTAAGCCCTTTTCCATATTAGGACTTTGGAATTTGGCAAAACTTTCTTTAGTAATTATGCGACCATTAAATATTTGCTGCCTTACTTCGTTTGCCGTATAACCAGAAATCCGTAATGAAGTAAAAGTCTCATCATGCCAATAAACTTTGCCGTCAATGTTAAAAAAGCGAAAAAATATCCCAACCATTAATAAAACGACAATGAAAAACCGCAACCTATTTGGTGTAAGTTTGAGACGCCGCATAACTAAATTTTACAATAACTTGTAGACAATTATGTACTCTAAACATTTGATGAAAATTAAATATGCATTGCCTGAAATCCATATTGCACTATAAACTAGCAGATAATTGATTATTTGGCGACATATTACGTCGGCGCAAATTACGATTTTTAGTAAGTTTCCAGATCGAATAATAGTCATCACTATAAACGATATCTGTCTTTAGCTTATATTTTTTTTCAATTGTTTCGCGCCAAGTGTCTGAAGGATTAAGTAAAAACACATCAGTAAACCCATTAGGGATTTTAGGCGTTTTTTGATTATTCACCAACAGAAATCGCACTTTTGGTTCTAAAAGATAGCTGAGAGAAAAAACATTCCCATAATTATTACCCAAAGCATCACTAATCAAAAGTGGACGATTCGCCTGATTAATGATTTGGGCAACTTGTGGATTACCATAGTTCATACCTTTATTCCACCAAGTTTCTGCCTGGGAACTCACCTTAAAAGAAATTAGACCACAAATAATCACTAATGCCATGATTGTGTGCCAAATGCTCCGGCGTGACACGCTCCCATTATATATTTGTGTAGCTAGTAGATAAGCAACAGCTAATTGGATTCCTAAATAAGCTGGTATTAAATATGGTTCGATAGATGATCGTATAACCCCAGCAATTAAATCTGGCATTATTAGGGGTAATGCTGGTACTACAATTAATGTGATGATAAAAGACCAGACTTTATAGTTAGTTGTTTGACAAAGAAAATAAATTGCATATCCTACCAAACTTAAAAATATTGGTGTAATTAAATAGTTTAAAGAATTTTCTGAAGTAAGGTTGATATCAAAAAAAATCCGGCTTACCTGCATTAGTAAAAATGGAAATACAGTCATTAAAGATGACTGTGAAGTTGTTTTATCTGCTGAAATCAAAAATTGAAAAAAATTACCGATTACAACTGTTATCCAAGGCATGAAGGCTAAAAAACCTACCATTGATGCTATCAGATAAGTTCTGACAGTTTCAGTAAACTGAAATTTGGCGACGATCATTACATAAATGCCGTGAGCAAGTGCTACAAATACACTCCAAAGAAATGTATAAAGACTAATGGCTAAAGTTACTGCATAAATGCTCCAGATAGCAAATAAATCTGGTCGTTGTCGTTCTTTTGCTAGCTCATCTTCTACCTGCATCGCTCGCAGTAAAGACGCACTGGATAGTAAGATCGTGACTAACCAAAGAATATATTCTTGTGCTTCTTGGGCGTATACTAAGTGAATTGGAGAGATGGCCATGAGTGCGATGGCTACGCTCGCCGCAGGCATCGCAACACCAGAAACCGATAATGGCACATTAAATAATTCTCGGCATAGCCAATAAACACAAGGGAAAACCAGCAAACTAATACAGGCAGATAAACTTCTAATCGCCGTCACCGAATTACCAAAGACTTCCATCCACAATCTGGCTATGATGTAATACAACGGTGGATGCTGTGGATCTTGTTTTGCCAAAGACATAATTGTGTCATTTAAGCTTTTTTCTGGATTTGCACCTTGAAACTGGGTAAAACTTTCTCCACCAATGACACGATTATTAAAAAGTTGCTGTTTCGCTTCAGTTTTTGTGTAACCAGAAATCCGCAATGAGGCATAAGTTTCATCATGCCAGTAAACTTTGCCATCAAGGTTAAAGAAGCGAAACAAAATACCCATCGCCAATAAGAAAATAATTAAAAATCGCAACCAACTCGGAATCAATTTGAGATGGTGCATAAGTAATTTTCCCAATAAATAATTTATCTACAATAATCGAGTCAGTAAGAATAAATGAGGTGCGATCGCTAAAAATTATATCTGAGTTTGTTCATCAAAGATACTTTGAGCGATCGCACCTGATTCAGAGCAATGAGTAAACATCAAAAGTTAGTTCCTCTAGCCGCCTGTAAATGACAGTCTTTAGCAAAAAAGACAATTTTTACAAAATTTGGTAACGCCATCTAGCAAAGTCTTTACTATTAGATATAGTTAAAAAATCAATAGTCTTAAACTGTGAATCAATAGCCGGGACACTGCATATTTTAGCTCCAATATTCAAATATGCCTGCAAAATTTTCGGAATTTCAAAATTATATGAATCTGGACAATCTTGAGGGAGTTGTAGAGAAGATTGTGAATTTGGATAGACCAAAATACTCGGATGCATCAAGCCATTCTGCCGAAAATAGTCATAAGCGCAAGTAGCTTGCCAAGGACATTGTGTTAGTAATGATGCACATCCAAAGAAATATTGATTTTTACTCCAGATCAGATAATTTGCCAGCCCTTCCCAGAGTAATAAAAGTGCCTGACTGTTGCGATATTCTTTAGCTATACATGCACGTCCAACTTCTACAGATACTCGCAGCACAGAATCAGGAATTCCATTAAGATTAAATATATCGGCAGCATCAAAGCCTAGTCTTTGAGAAGCCATTGTATAGGTTTGCATCCGATAAGTTCCAATGGTTTTACCCGTTTGTTTGGAGAACAAGATTAAATGATGACAAACCGCATCAAACTTATCTATATCCATCTGGGTAAAGTTAGAAGTAGATAATCCTAAGCCTAGTTCCAGATTAAAAACTTCAAAGCGCAACCGAAAAATTGATTCTAATTCTTCTTTAGTTGACGCCAGCCGTAGGGTATATTTTTCAGTTTGAAGGACGGGAAAATCTTCAAGAGGCGGAAGAGGATTCAGTGAGTAATTGATGTTGCGTCCAGAAACTTCCATCTATCTTCCTACTTAGATTTGCGAAAATATCCTACTAGGATTTAGGTACTATAAAAATAGCTCACATTATGCATTAATGTGTCGAAGGATAATTGAGACGGTTTTCGATAAAAGATCCTTGAGAAAGCTTTTTTACTTTCTGGGATTAGAGGTATAGTACTTTTATTATGGGCATTAATTCCTAAAAAATCTGGCAATAAGATACAAAATTTTTCTTTGATATAGGCTATAAATGCAAGCCATACTATTTTGGATTTTGGATTTTAGATTTTGGATTGTAAACTGCTTGGTGTATCTAGATTGTCTCACTCTATCTGTTGCAATTATTTTTAAAATTGGTATCAGTTATAAGGCAATACAGTTCAGAATGAGCAACAAAACCCCCATGTAGAGACACGATTTATCGCGTCTTGAAAGATTAATTATCTAAAATCACAATCAGGCAGAAAGCCCCCGAATGAATCCAGGGGCTTAGATAATTTTGGTTGCTATCGCCAACGCGATCGCCATCTGCGGTAAATGCACTCTAAAATACTTAATTAATTACGATGATTATTGCTGTAGTGAACTCTTGTACCTGCCCACAGCAACTTCTCCCGTAGCGTCTGATAGTAGGAATTGTTCTCGCGCAAAATAATAAATTTAGCCCGACACTCTGCCATCCGCACATCAACGCGGTGTCCCGGCCAAATTGAAGTCCCTAAAACCCCATCTGTCCACAGCTTGGTACTCAAGTCGTAATCCCCCAAAGGCCAAATACTCACCACAGAACCAGGGGGTAAAACAAGAGGGCGACTAGAAAGGCTCATTGCACAAATAGGAGTGACGGTAATCGCCTCCATACCATCATGCATAATTGGCCCATTAGCAGAAACAGTGTAACCAGTAGAACCTGTGGGAGTGGAAATAATCAACCCATCCCCGACATATTGATCGACCACCTCACCGTCGATTTCCATTTCCAGAATTGAGGTAATCATTCGGTCAGCTGAGGCGGGTTTGACACAAAATTCATTCAAAGAGAGGTAACGTTCGCTCACAGGTTCCAAATTAGACCCATGACCCTCATACACCGCAGCTTGTAACATCATCCGTCGTTGGATAGCATAGCGATCCTCAAACAGCCGATCCCAAACTTTCTCTGTATCCTGAAACTCTTCCACCGACTCAGTTAAAAACCCCAGATGACCTCCCACATTCACTCCCAAAATAGGGATGCCAGCTGGGGCTAAATGTCTGGCACTGGTTAAAACAGTACCATCGCCACCGAGTACCAAAGCGAGATCGATTGGTTGACCCGCCGAAGCCAAAAAGACTGGATAGGGGTTGTCTTTCGGCCCGCTAGGCCCCATCAACACTTGGCAATCGCGACTTTCTAGTTGTTTCGCACAGATTTCTGCCCATTGTTTACTCCGGGCATCCCGCGCTTTATAAGCAATGATTACCTGCTTTAGTTGCACGCACAATTACCACTTCAGGAGATTAAACTGCTCCATATCGACGGTATCGCGGTTGCGATAAATGGCCAGCACGATCGCTAAACCCACCGCCGCCTCGGCTGCGGCCACGGTAATCACAAATACTGTGAAAACCTGACCCTTAATTAATGTTGAGTCGAGGAAGTTGGAAAATGCCATTAAATTCAGATTAACAGCATTGAGCAGTAACTCAATTGACATCAGCACCCGCACAGCGTTGCGGCTGGTAATTAAACCGTAGATGCCGATGCAGAATAAAGCTGCTGCTAGTAATAAAAAGTACTGGAGTTGCATGAATCTGAGTATCCCTCCTGAAAAATCTGGCTGTTGACCTGCGACTGAGGTCGCAAATATTACTCTTTTGTTTCGCTAGTTGTTGATACTAGTTCTCTGGGGCGTTCTTGTAAAGTCAAAACAGTTTGCCCCACATTGGATCGTGTCAGTTGATCTGGCAAATACTCGCGACGTGCCAAAATAATTGCTCCTACCATCGCTATCAGCAGCAAAATGGAAGCCAATTCAAAAGGTAATAAAAAGTCAGTGAAGAAATGTTCGCCAATCAAAACAATAGAACTTTCACCACCTGCTACAGCAGGAGTTGAGTAAGCCCAAGGAGTAGCCAGCACCATCGTACTTAAAAGACCAAACAATCCTACACTGACTAGACCTGTAAGTACTTTCCGTACCCAAGAGTTAGGAAATGCTACAAAATCCTGCCGTTTGTTCACCAACATAATGGCAAACAAAATCAACACGTTAACTGCCCCAACGTAAATTAGTATTTGTGCAGCTGCAACAAAATCAGCATTTAGCAACAGGTAGATTCCCGCTATGCTGATGAACACACCCCCTAGCAAAAAGGCAGAATAGACAATGTTGGAGAACAGCACCACACCAATAGCTGCCCCAATCATCATCACGCCTAGTATGCCAAGTGATACTAACTGTACTCCTTCTGCTAAATTCACTGTTTTTTGTCCTCAGTCAATCAATTTTGGATTTTGGATTTTCGATTACCGATTTTAGATTTTTTTCAATCCAAAATCTAAAATCTAAAATCTAAAATTTGTATGGTCATTAGTCATTGATCATTGGTCATTAGTCATTAGGAATTGGACTTTGGACAAATGACAAATGACATTTATTTTTCTGTTTGTTCTACCAGGTCTTCTGGACGCGCCCCTGCACGTGGCGCATCTGCGGGCAGTCCATGTGGTTCGAGGACGCCTTTGGGTAGGTAAACTAGTTCGCGCAGTGGTGTAACCATTGGATCATCTGTTACCTTATAAGGCAGACGACCTAGTGCTACGTTGTCATAGTTCAATTCATGGCGATCGTAAGTGGCAAGCTCATACTCTTCTGTCATGGATAGACAGTTAGTTGGGCAAAATTCCACACAATTACCGCAAAAGATACAAACTCCAAAGTCAATGCTGTAGTGGTTGAGTTTTTTCTTTTTGCTGGCTTTGTCGAATTCCCAATCTACTACAGGCAGGTTAATCGGACAAACGCGAACACAGACTTCGCAGGCGATGCACTTATCAAATTCAAAGTGAATTCTACCGCGAAACCGTTCGCCAGGAATCAGTTTTTCGTAAGGGTACTGTACAGTAATTGGACGCCGCCGCATGTGGTCAAAGGTGACAGAAAGCCCCTGACCAATGTATCGCGCAGCTTGTACCGTTTCTTTGGCGTAATCACCAACTTGTTTCAGGAACTTTAGCATTGTGCTTCACTCTCTCTCTTTTAGATTTTTGATTTTGAATTTTAGATTTTAGATTCAATCCAAAATCTAAAATCTAAAATCTAAAATTGGCTTACCCACCGAAGGCGAAGGGAAAGGCTAGTTTCAGGGCGGCGGTTAATAGGAGATTAACCAAGCCGACTGGTAACAAAAACTTCCATCCTAAATCTAACAGTTGGTCAATCCGTACCCGTGGCACTGTCCAGCGCAACAGGATGGCGACAAACACTAGTAAATAGGCTTTGAACACGGTCATGGTGATACCCAAAGCTGCAGTTACTATCTGAAACACGGGATTTAATTCACTGACTCCTAGCCAACCAGCGATGAGATTAAGGGGAATCGGAAAGTCCCAACCACCCAGGTAGAGAATTGCTACTAGTAAGGAAGAAAGGATCAAGTTAACGTAGGAACCCAGGTAGAACAGACCGAATTTCATCCCTGAATATTCAGTCTGATAGCCGGCGACGATTTCTTCTTCCGCTTCGGGTAAGTCAAAGGGTAATCGTTCGCATTCAGCGAGGGCAGCTATCCAAAAGATCAGAAAACCAATTGGTTGTCGCCAAATGTTCCAGCCTAGAATGCCGTAGCCAGATTGTTGATTGACAATATCAACGGTGTCGAGGCTATTAGACATCATAGCGATCGCTAACACCGCTAACGCCAATGGAATTTCATAACTAATAGATTGCGCTGCTGCTCGCAAGCCCCCTAAGAGGGAGTATTTATTATTAGATGCGTAGCCAGCCATCAATAAGCCAATAGGTTGAATGCTTGACAAGGCAATCCACAAGAATACGCCCATGCCCACATTACTAACTACGATATTCTGCCC
This Nostoc sp. C052 DNA region includes the following protein-coding sequences:
- a CDS encoding hybrid sensor histidine kinase/response regulator; the encoded protein is MEKLTIHILLVEDSASDAHLLRRIFLHTDQEKWQMLHVERLSEAIDASRENSASTLNNSQIVSRRQRRFDLVLLDLSLPDSIGLETLKEYRAAVPDIPVVVLTGLDDEDLAMQALAEGAQDYLVKDQITIQRLVRAIRYAIERSEILNQLRESEERTRQALAKEQELNELKSNFVAMVSHEFRTPMTTIRTAVDILEYNSDKLTDERRTKYFDRIQNAINQMLHLLNEILFLSKTEAAKLEYKPTLLNLENFCSELTDILQINAGSQHSIIFTCQGKSTQAQMDEDLLNCILTNLISNAIKYSPQHSTIWFDLICQDRLATFQVKDRGMGIPLKDQARLFQTFYRASNVGVIQGTGLGLTIVKKCVELHGGHIQLESEQGVGTTVIVTLPLE
- a CDS encoding DUF4079 domain-containing protein, with translation MQITDFLSLVHPAIAIIFVFPLIGTVVNFAWQTRQRRLQILAGSKSKIPPVVGGEHKQLGEKLTSAVVGLTLIGLSYPISKNIITNQLWNKTPFQVVFILLLFAATIASLVFLYRAKQRVWRGVFATLTGAGLVILGCQDGVYRRTNEWYWSHYYIGITAALLMIFSLAIVQDIYQDKSNRWRIVHTILNCIALLLFIGQGMTGTRDLLEIPLSWQEPYIYQCDFANKTCPTPNPQVGK
- a CDS encoding glycosyltransferase, with the translated sequence MSGSKLRYKPSQNTVFKGVIQFHTATLILLGIVLFSGIIIAGWFAGEDRISGIFAQINYWQMHSPMWLEVPRIEGKYLLLPTVGCLLTVFVVMKISPIPRIWSQRLIVGMLIILTLRYVLWRSLSSLNLVDPLNGVFSLGLFFAEMLVIVNSTIQLFFMLNIKERHREADMKSLAVLSGSFVPTVDILIPTYNEPVLILRRTIIGCQALNYASKKIYLLDDTNRLEMRHLAKELGCYYIIRPDNSYAKAGNLNHAIAKTNGELIVVFDADFIPTSNFLTRTVGFFQDAKIALVQTPQSFYNADPIARNLGLENVLTHEAEVFHRQIQTSRDSSGSAICAGTSFVVRRSALEEVGGFVIESLSEDYFTGIRLSAQGYRLVYLNEKLSAGLAAENIVGYAIQRLRWGQGTLQALFIKSNPLKIPGLTFMQRLACLAALLYWFGNISRIYFLLIPLAYSFFHVIPIRSTAAELLFFFLPYYLVNLATFSWLTYRSCSGLLSDIYSLVICFPLAINTLQVMIYPFAKGFKVTPKGIVKNRYTFNWNLAIPLIFLFIATAISLWLNLNIAPETTQQMTGINLGWLWSIYNLIMIGITLLILIDAPKADMYEWFNLRRIVQLRVGGQNLWGVTTMISEAGVEIAMTQKLPINLFAHQLINIGVIEENLWLTGELVNTGFKDGSFTVRLRFKSVSLNKHRRLVEMLFCRPGQWKRQNAPGELHSLLLIFKIFLKPRILFDKKVDVRAMTVSQI
- a CDS encoding glycosyltransferase family 39 protein, producing the protein MRRLKLTPNRLRFFIVVLLMVGIFFRFFNIDGKVYWHDETFTSLRISGYTANEVRQQIFNGRIITKESFAKFQSPNMEKGLIDTIMSLETEDPQHPPLYYIIARFWVGIFGNSVTAIRSLSAFISLLIFPSIYWLCRELFKASVWVSEVAIALMAISPIHLVYAQEAREYILWVVTILLSSASLLRALRLESKNQAPRILNWGIYAVTLALSLYTFLLSGLVTFAHGIYVITTARFRLNRTVKAYLLASLTGFFAFTPWILVVIDNLLQFDSSTAWTKMQFPLEILIKSWLLQLNRIFLDLNFGFENSISYIITPFFLTLIGYSIYFICRTTNYKIWLFVVTLIIIPALPLVLPDLIFGGIRSLSERYLLPSYLGIQLAVAYLLTTQLHNESFVRRKIWQTIIGLVIICGLVSYGVSSQAETWWSKVISYGNPQAAKIINQAAHPLLISDDSGINYGNVFSLSYLLQPKVQFQLVKAQTIPNIPDEFTDIFLLNPSDSWRKQIERNYQYKTNVLYSDNHYLLWKVENPHSLH
- a CDS encoding glycosyltransferase family 39 protein codes for the protein MHHLKLIPSWLRFLIIFLLAMGILFRFFNLDGKVYWHDETYASLRISGYTKTEAKQQLFNNRVIGGESFTQFQGANPEKSLNDTIMSLAKQDPQHPPLYYIIARLWMEVFGNSVTAIRSLSACISLLVFPCVYWLCRELFNVPLSVSGVAMPAASVAIALMAISPIHLVYAQEAQEYILWLVTILLSSASLLRAMQVEDELAKERQRPDLFAIWSIYAVTLAISLYTFLWSVFVALAHGIYVMIVAKFQFTETVRTYLIASMVGFLAFMPWITVVIGNFFQFLISADKTTSQSSLMTVFPFLLMQVSRIFFDINLTSENSLNYLITPIFLSLVGYAIYFLCQTTNYKVWSFIITLIVVPALPLIMPDLIAGVIRSSIEPYLIPAYLGIQLAVAYLLATQIYNGSVSRRSIWHTIMALVIICGLISFKVSSQAETWWNKGMNYGNPQVAQIINQANRPLLISDALGNNYGNVFSLSYLLEPKVRFLLVNNQKTPKIPNGFTDVFLLNPSDTWRETIEKKYKLKTDIVYSDDYYSIWKLTKNRNLRRRNMSPNNQLSASL